In Agromyces sp. G08B096, a genomic segment contains:
- a CDS encoding WYL domain-containing protein has product MRADRLVATLLLMQARGRVTARELAAELEISVATARRDLEALSGAGVPVYPQPGRGGGWSLLGGGRTDLSGFTAAEARSLFLLLGPRAGDSPEGRSVLRKVLRALPATFRADAEAAAGAVIAEAGGWARRLDVTTATATATVGAGDGAAGAAGARSLAVVQAAVVERRVIRFGYRAWGSESDRERVVRPLGLVDHGGTWYLVADVARADGADLPGDAVAARRTYRLDRMQDVEPLEETFEPPDAFSLEQAWAEASAGIAEARSRARAVVLVDPASADEVRGWLGDAELDGTADDGRVRVIARAPAEAVLATKLAAWAAVAEVVEPDSLRARLAELGEALAARYGTSRG; this is encoded by the coding sequence ATGCGCGCCGACCGACTCGTGGCCACCCTGCTGCTCATGCAGGCGCGGGGTCGCGTCACCGCGCGGGAGCTCGCCGCGGAGCTCGAGATCTCGGTCGCGACCGCTCGGCGCGACCTCGAGGCCCTCTCGGGCGCGGGCGTCCCCGTGTACCCGCAGCCCGGCCGCGGCGGCGGCTGGTCGCTGCTCGGGGGCGGGCGCACCGACCTCAGCGGGTTCACCGCCGCCGAGGCGCGCTCGCTGTTCCTGCTCCTCGGGCCGCGCGCCGGCGACAGTCCGGAGGGTCGCTCGGTCCTGCGCAAAGTGCTCCGTGCGCTGCCCGCGACGTTCCGCGCCGATGCCGAGGCGGCGGCCGGCGCGGTGATCGCGGAAGCGGGCGGATGGGCGAGGCGGCTCGACGTCACGACCGCCACCGCCACCGCCACCGTCGGCGCCGGCGACGGTGCGGCGGGTGCGGCCGGTGCCCGGTCCCTGGCCGTCGTCCAGGCAGCCGTCGTCGAGCGTCGGGTCATCCGGTTCGGCTACCGGGCGTGGGGGTCGGAGTCCGACCGCGAGCGCGTCGTGCGACCGCTCGGACTCGTGGACCACGGCGGCACCTGGTACCTCGTGGCCGACGTGGCACGGGCCGACGGCGCCGACCTGCCGGGCGACGCGGTCGCAGCGCGCCGCACGTACCGCCTCGACCGGATGCAGGACGTCGAGCCGCTCGAGGAGACCTTCGAGCCGCCCGACGCGTTCTCGCTCGAGCAGGCCTGGGCCGAGGCATCCGCCGGCATCGCCGAGGCGCGTTCGCGCGCGCGGGCCGTCGTGCTCGTCGACCCCGCCTCGGCGGACGAAGTCCGGGGCTGGCTCGGCGACGCCGAACTGGACGGAACGGCGGACGACGGGCGGGTGCGGGTGATCGCCCGGGCGCCGGCCGAAGCCGTGCTCGCCACGAAGCTCGCGGCGTGGGCCGCCGTGGCCGAGGTGGTCGAACCCGACTCGCTCCGGGCGCGCCTCGCCGAGCTGGGGGAGGCGCTCGCAGCCCGCTACGGAACCTCGCGCGGCTGA
- the aceB gene encoding malate synthase A — protein MTITIDRTDSETTAPATGATTARPPAPRPFEAHEPRIEVVAPLGERDAEILTPDALAFLAELHDRFAGTRHDLLAARLQTRVDAANGRDPHFLPETAHLRADRSWRVAGAGPGLEDRRVEITGPTDRKMAINALNSDAKVWLADQEDATSPTWRNVVEGQLSLFDALRGRLEYTSPDGRAYRVERELAETPTIVFRPRGWHLTEKHLRFHDRAGRALQASGSLVDFGLYFFHNARRLVELGRGPYFYLPKLESHREAKLWNDIFVFAQEAVGLPRGTVRATVLIETIQAAFQMEEILYELREHCAGLNAGRWDYIFSIVKTFRSRGRRWVLPDRKQITMTVPFMRAYTELLVATCHQRGAYAIGGMSAFIPNRRDPEVTERALAAVAADKRREATDGFDGTWVAHPDLIPTARAEFDRVLGERPNQLHRLREDVAVTAAQLLDIPSTGGEVTEAGVQENISIAIRYLESWLRGTGAAALDNLMEDAATAEIARSQVWQWLHDNTVTAEGTRIDQTSIVRLMAAAVAGLPRFEGDRFDDAISVFRTVALEPEFPTFLTVGAYARFL, from the coding sequence ATGACCATCACGATCGACCGCACCGACTCCGAGACGACCGCGCCCGCGACCGGCGCGACCACCGCCCGCCCGCCCGCCCCGCGCCCCTTCGAGGCGCACGAGCCCCGGATCGAGGTCGTCGCGCCGCTCGGCGAGCGCGACGCAGAGATCCTCACGCCCGACGCGCTGGCCTTCCTCGCCGAGCTTCACGACCGGTTCGCCGGCACGAGGCACGACCTGCTCGCCGCACGCCTGCAGACGCGGGTCGACGCGGCGAACGGCCGTGACCCGCACTTCCTGCCCGAGACCGCGCACCTCCGGGCGGACCGCTCCTGGCGGGTCGCCGGCGCGGGCCCGGGCCTCGAAGACCGCCGGGTCGAGATCACCGGCCCCACCGATCGGAAGATGGCGATCAACGCGCTGAACTCCGACGCGAAGGTCTGGCTCGCCGATCAGGAGGATGCCACGAGCCCGACCTGGCGCAACGTCGTCGAGGGGCAGCTGAGCCTGTTCGACGCGCTCCGAGGCAGGCTCGAGTACACGAGTCCCGACGGGCGCGCCTATCGGGTCGAGCGGGAGCTCGCCGAGACGCCGACGATCGTCTTCCGTCCGCGCGGCTGGCACCTGACCGAGAAGCACCTTCGGTTCCATGACCGGGCGGGGCGCGCCCTCCAGGCGTCAGGGTCGCTCGTCGACTTCGGGCTGTACTTCTTCCACAACGCGCGCCGGCTGGTCGAGCTCGGCCGCGGGCCGTACTTCTACCTGCCGAAGCTGGAGTCGCACCGCGAGGCGAAGCTGTGGAACGACATCTTCGTGTTCGCGCAGGAGGCGGTGGGGCTGCCGCGCGGCACGGTCCGGGCGACGGTGCTCATCGAGACGATCCAGGCCGCCTTCCAGATGGAGGAGATCCTCTACGAGCTGCGCGAGCACTGCGCCGGGCTGAACGCCGGCCGGTGGGACTACATCTTCTCGATCGTGAAGACGTTCCGTTCCCGCGGCCGCCGCTGGGTGCTGCCCGACCGGAAGCAGATCACCATGACGGTGCCGTTCATGCGGGCGTACACCGAACTGCTCGTCGCGACCTGCCACCAGCGCGGTGCGTATGCCATCGGCGGCATGAGTGCGTTCATCCCGAACCGGCGTGACCCCGAGGTGACCGAGCGCGCGCTCGCCGCCGTCGCCGCGGACAAGCGCCGTGAGGCGACCGACGGGTTCGACGGCACCTGGGTCGCGCACCCCGACCTCATCCCGACGGCGCGCGCGGAGTTCGACCGGGTGCTCGGCGAGCGGCCGAACCAGCTGCACCGGCTCCGCGAGGACGTCGCCGTGACCGCGGCCCAGCTCCTCGACATCCCGTCGACGGGCGGCGAGGTGACCGAGGCGGGCGTGCAGGAGAACATCTCGATCGCGATCCGCTACCTCGAGTCGTGGCTGCGGGGCACCGGTGCCGCGGCACTCGACAACCTGATGGAGGACGCCGCGACCGCGGAGATCGCCCGTTCGCAGGTGTGGCAGTGGCTTCACGACAACACCGTCACGGCGGAGGGTACGCGCATCGACCAGACGTCGATCGTCCGGCTGATGGCGGCGGCCGTGGCGGGGCTGCCCCGGTTCGAGGGCGACCGCTTCGACGACGCCATCTCGGTGTTCCGCACGGTGGCGCTCGAGCCGGAGTTCCCCACCTTCCTCACGGTGGGGGCGTACGCCAGGTTCCTGTAG
- a CDS encoding TIGR03557 family F420-dependent LLM class oxidoreductase, whose protein sequence is MTQYGYKLAAEGYGPAELRRQARLAEEAGFDFVEMSDHYHPWLDSQGHSPFAWTVLGAIAAETERIGLATGVTCPTVRYHPAIIAQAAATLQLVSDGRFTLGLGSGERLNEHVVGRGFPAVADRQAMLREAIEIIRLLWEGGYQSYRGEWLDLEDARVFDLPDILPPIAVAAGGPSAARLAAELGDGMFGTEPKPELHEAYESAGGTGPRYGEVGLAWAPTEAEAIDAAFASARWSLTGWKVMSELPNPANFEASASLARKEDISAAMPCGPDAARHLEAIREYEQAGYDHVVLMNNGPDPEGFIRFFAEELRPAL, encoded by the coding sequence ATGACCCAGTACGGCTACAAGCTCGCGGCGGAGGGGTACGGCCCCGCGGAGCTCCGTCGGCAGGCGCGGCTCGCTGAGGAGGCCGGGTTCGACTTCGTCGAGATGAGCGATCACTACCATCCCTGGCTGGACTCGCAGGGGCATTCGCCGTTCGCGTGGACGGTGCTCGGCGCGATCGCCGCCGAGACCGAGCGCATCGGGCTCGCGACCGGTGTGACCTGCCCGACCGTGCGGTACCACCCGGCGATCATCGCGCAGGCCGCCGCGACCCTGCAGCTGGTCTCCGACGGACGATTCACCCTCGGGCTCGGCAGCGGCGAGCGGCTGAACGAGCACGTCGTCGGCCGGGGATTCCCGGCCGTGGCGGACCGGCAGGCGATGCTCCGCGAGGCGATCGAGATCATCCGGCTCCTCTGGGAGGGCGGTTACCAGTCGTACCGCGGCGAGTGGCTGGACCTCGAGGACGCCAGGGTCTTCGATCTGCCCGACATCCTGCCGCCCATCGCGGTGGCGGCCGGCGGGCCGAGCGCCGCGCGCCTCGCGGCGGAGCTCGGCGACGGCATGTTCGGCACCGAGCCGAAACCCGAGCTGCACGAGGCATACGAGTCCGCGGGCGGCACCGGGCCGCGGTACGGCGAGGTCGGTCTCGCGTGGGCGCCGACCGAAGCGGAGGCCATCGACGCCGCGTTCGCCTCCGCCCGGTGGTCGCTCACCGGCTGGAAGGTGATGAGCGAGCTGCCGAATCCGGCGAACTTCGAGGCATCCGCGTCGCTCGCGCGCAAGGAGGACATCTCGGCGGCGATGCCATGCGGTCCCGACGCGGCGCGCCACCTGGAGGCGATCCGCGAGTACGAGCAGGCGGGTTACGACCATGTGGTGCTGATGAACAACGGGCCCGACCCCGAGGGATTCATCCGCTTCTTCGCGGAGGAGCTGCGCCCCGCGCTCTGA
- the aceA gene encoding isocitrate lyase, with translation MSTTRPGDQTQTAAELQLEWDADPRWEGVRRDYTAEDVIALRGPVREERTLARRGAERLWEQIQRNTGTAFERMEDPEWSAALGALTGNQAVQQVRAGLKAIYLSGWQVAADANLSGQTYPDQSLYPANSVPAVVRRINNALLRAGQIETDASQPGASSVHGGDWMAPIVADAEAGFGGPLNAYELMHQMIEAGAAGVHWEDQLASEKKCGHMGGKVLIPTSQHIRTINAARLAADVAGVPSIIIARTDALAATLLTSDHDERDRPFVTGERTAEGFYEVRNGIEPVIARGLAYAEYADLLWVESAEPDLDLARRFAEAVHEKFPGKRLAYNCSPSFNWKRHLDDDQIAKFQRELAAMGYAFQFITLAGFHSLNHGMFTLAKDYSERHMSAYVELQEAEFASETSGYTATRHQREVGTGYFDRIATALNPSSATLALVGSTEEDQFSH, from the coding sequence ATGAGCACCACCCGCCCCGGCGACCAGACCCAGACCGCTGCCGAACTGCAGCTCGAGTGGGATGCCGACCCGCGTTGGGAGGGCGTCCGCCGCGACTACACCGCCGAGGACGTCATCGCCCTCCGCGGACCCGTCCGGGAGGAGCGCACGCTCGCCCGCCGCGGCGCCGAGCGGCTCTGGGAGCAGATCCAGCGCAACACCGGCACCGCGTTCGAGCGCATGGAGGACCCGGAGTGGTCGGCCGCGCTCGGTGCGCTGACCGGCAACCAGGCCGTGCAGCAGGTGCGCGCGGGTCTCAAGGCCATCTACCTCTCCGGCTGGCAGGTCGCCGCCGACGCGAATCTCAGCGGGCAGACCTACCCCGACCAGTCGCTCTACCCCGCGAACTCGGTCCCCGCGGTCGTGCGCCGTATCAACAACGCGCTCCTGCGCGCCGGCCAGATCGAGACGGATGCCTCGCAGCCCGGTGCGTCCTCCGTCCACGGCGGCGACTGGATGGCGCCGATCGTCGCCGACGCGGAGGCCGGGTTCGGCGGGCCGCTGAACGCGTACGAGCTCATGCACCAGATGATCGAGGCGGGAGCCGCGGGCGTGCACTGGGAGGATCAGCTCGCGAGCGAGAAGAAGTGCGGGCACATGGGCGGCAAGGTGCTGATCCCGACGAGCCAGCACATCCGCACGATCAACGCGGCGCGTCTCGCGGCCGACGTCGCCGGCGTGCCGAGCATCATCATCGCCCGCACCGACGCGCTCGCCGCGACGCTGCTCACGAGCGACCACGACGAGCGCGACCGGCCCTTCGTCACGGGCGAGCGCACCGCCGAGGGCTTCTACGAGGTGCGGAACGGCATCGAGCCGGTCATCGCGCGCGGCCTCGCGTACGCCGAGTACGCCGACCTGCTCTGGGTCGAGTCCGCCGAGCCCGACCTCGACCTGGCGCGCCGCTTCGCCGAGGCGGTGCACGAGAAGTTCCCGGGCAAGCGGCTCGCCTACAACTGCTCCCCGTCGTTCAACTGGAAGCGTCACCTCGACGACGACCAGATCGCGAAGTTCCAGCGCGAGCTCGCGGCCATGGGCTACGCGTTCCAGTTCATCACCCTCGCGGGCTTCCACTCCCTGAACCACGGCATGTTCACGCTCGCGAAGGACTACTCCGAGCGCCACATGTCGGCCTACGTCGAGCTCCAGGAGGCGGAATTCGCCTCGGAGACCTCCGGCTACACGGCCACGCGCCACCAGCGCGAGGTCGGCACCGGGTACTTCGACCGCATCGCCACGGCCCTGAACCCCTCCAGCGCCACGCTCGCCCTCGTCGGATCGACCGAGGAAGACCAGTTCAGCCATTGA
- a CDS encoding PadR family transcriptional regulator, whose protein sequence is MRIGKDLVAAAATPVVLGILADGESYGYAILQRIADLSDGELQWSDGMLYPLLHRLERLGHIESEWRQSDSGRARKHYRLSAAGAAALAEQRRQWTIVGDVLNRVWPPDGGPRASLAYGQG, encoded by the coding sequence ATGCGCATCGGCAAAGACCTCGTCGCAGCGGCCGCGACCCCGGTCGTGCTCGGCATCCTGGCCGACGGCGAGTCGTACGGGTACGCCATCCTCCAGCGCATCGCCGACCTCTCGGACGGCGAGCTGCAGTGGAGCGACGGCATGCTCTACCCGCTGCTGCACCGGCTCGAACGGCTCGGCCACATCGAGTCGGAGTGGCGGCAGTCCGACTCGGGCCGCGCGCGGAAGCACTACCGGCTGAGCGCGGCGGGCGCCGCCGCGCTCGCCGAGCAGCGCCGGCAGTGGACCATCGTCGGCGACGTGCTGAACCGCGTCTGGCCGCCCGACGGCGGCCCTCGCGCGAGCCTCGCGTACGGACAGGGGTGA
- a CDS encoding GntR family transcriptional regulator encodes MATVTDALRDLVIRGAFDDADRVSESAIAERLGVSRTPVREALQRLEAEGLVFAQGRGVRVRRRSPAELREVFEARAALDAAAAARLARLQREGLLAPAHLAELDRLAEETDAATRAGDLALATTRNRRFHEHVAELAGNAVIAQTLARFWDQIEISTRAELHRPARVRAVHDEHLALLRAIRAGDARTAAAVAEHHALDTSTITEPQEAP; translated from the coding sequence ATGGCCACCGTCACCGACGCACTGCGCGACCTCGTCATCCGCGGCGCCTTCGACGACGCCGACCGGGTGAGCGAGAGCGCCATCGCCGAGCGACTGGGCGTCAGCCGCACCCCGGTGCGGGAGGCGCTGCAACGTCTCGAAGCGGAAGGGCTCGTCTTCGCCCAAGGCCGAGGCGTGCGGGTCCGGCGCCGATCGCCCGCCGAGCTCCGTGAGGTGTTCGAGGCGCGCGCCGCGCTCGATGCCGCCGCGGCCGCCCGGCTCGCCCGGTTGCAGCGCGAGGGGCTCCTGGCGCCGGCGCACCTCGCCGAGCTCGACCGACTCGCCGAGGAGACCGACGCGGCGACCCGAGCCGGCGACCTCGCCCTCGCGACGACCCGCAACCGCCGGTTCCACGAGCACGTCGCCGAGCTCGCGGGCAACGCGGTCATCGCCCAGACCCTCGCGCGCTTCTGGGATCAGATCGAGATCTCTACGCGCGCCGAACTCCACCGCCCCGCCCGCGTCCGCGCGGTCCACGACGAGCACCTCGCACTGCTCCGAGCCATCCGCGCCGGCGACGCGCGCACCGCCGCCGCGGTCGCCGAGCACCACGCGCTGGACACCAGCACCATCACCGAACCCCAGGAGGCCCCATGA
- a CDS encoding VOC family protein — MLRGIATANCYVDDPAAAAAWYAEVLGIEPYFHRDGPDGRPAYVEFRIGDHQQELGFIDRRFAPATLGEGPAGAIVHWHVDDLEGSLERLVSLGATELSPITEHGPGFVTASVVDPFGTVLGIMTNVHYLAQLEPATP, encoded by the coding sequence ATGCTGCGAGGCATCGCCACCGCGAACTGCTATGTCGACGACCCGGCCGCGGCGGCCGCGTGGTACGCCGAGGTCCTCGGCATCGAGCCCTACTTCCATCGCGACGGTCCGGACGGACGCCCCGCGTACGTCGAGTTCCGCATCGGCGACCATCAGCAGGAGCTGGGGTTCATCGACCGCCGGTTCGCTCCGGCGACGCTCGGAGAGGGACCGGCCGGCGCGATCGTCCACTGGCACGTCGACGACCTCGAGGGCTCGCTCGAGCGGCTCGTCTCGCTCGGCGCGACCGAACTCTCCCCGATCACCGAGCACGGGCCGGGGTTCGTCACCGCATCCGTCGTCGATCCGTTCGGTACCGTGCTCGGCATCATGACGAACGTGCACTACCTCGCCCAGCTGGAGCCCGCAACGCCCTGA
- a CDS encoding OsmC family protein codes for MTRDHHYAIELAWTGNDGDGNRSYRGYRRDHVLSAPGLPDIPGSSDPSFRGDPARWNPEQLLVASIAQCHLLWYLHLASTAGVVVTAYEDAPTGTMGEEPGGAGAFSEVTLRPRVTISAESDPEAAAAVHERVGDFCFIARSVNFPIRHEPVILVEGGQA; via the coding sequence ATGACCCGCGACCACCACTACGCCATCGAGCTCGCCTGGACCGGCAACGACGGCGACGGCAACCGCAGCTACCGCGGCTACCGCCGCGACCACGTACTGTCCGCGCCCGGGCTGCCGGACATCCCCGGCTCCTCCGACCCCTCGTTCCGGGGCGATCCCGCGCGCTGGAATCCCGAGCAGCTGCTCGTCGCCTCCATCGCCCAGTGCCACCTGCTCTGGTATCTGCACCTCGCGTCGACGGCCGGGGTCGTCGTGACCGCGTACGAGGATGCGCCCACGGGCACCATGGGCGAGGAGCCGGGCGGAGCGGGCGCGTTCAGCGAGGTGACCCTGCGACCGCGGGTCACGATCAGCGCCGAGAGCGACCCCGAGGCCGCGGCGGCCGTGCACGAGCGGGTCGGCGACTTCTGCTTCATCGCGCGGTCGGTGAACTTCCCGATCCGCCACGAGCCCGTCATCCTCGTCGAGGGCGGGCAGGCCTGA
- a CDS encoding helix-turn-helix domain-containing protein has product MVIADRTGTEALHARAETEPETSAGEVDALTLGRRIRDRRTAIGMTLGQLATAIDRAPSQVSAIENGKREPRLSMLRTIALALGTTADELLRPDAPSERAALEIAVERAQRGPVFQALGLAPFRVSKTMSDQTLETILALHHEIDRLHRERAATPEEARRANAELRAEMRARDNFSPELEAKAAELLDAVGHAGGPVSHQLVADLANHLGFSLHYVGDLPHSTRSVTDKRHGRIYLPTQQSPSRDSRSPILQALASHVLGHEEPSSYGDFLRQRIETNYLTAAILLPEQAAVRFLTEAKNLRRISMEELRDHFAVSYETAAHRFTNLATARLGIPVHFMKVHESGTIIKAYENDRVRFPSDALGAVEGTTVCRNWTARTVFDVEDRFSPWYQYTDTPSGTFWCTSRIEKAKEGEYSVSVGVPFEHVKWFRGRETPHRAVSRCPDESCCRRAPDALAETWADASWPAARTPTSLLAALPTGTFPGVDQTEVYQFLEAHAPREP; this is encoded by the coding sequence ATGGTCATCGCGGATCGAACCGGCACGGAGGCGCTCCACGCGCGCGCCGAGACCGAGCCCGAGACCTCGGCGGGCGAGGTCGATGCCCTCACGCTCGGCCGACGCATCCGCGACCGTCGCACCGCGATCGGGATGACCCTCGGCCAGCTCGCCACCGCGATCGACCGCGCGCCGTCGCAGGTCAGCGCGATCGAGAACGGCAAGCGCGAGCCGCGACTGTCGATGCTGCGCACCATCGCCCTCGCGCTCGGCACCACCGCCGATGAGCTGCTGCGGCCGGATGCCCCGTCGGAGCGGGCCGCCCTCGAGATCGCCGTCGAACGCGCGCAGCGGGGTCCGGTGTTCCAGGCGCTGGGCCTCGCGCCCTTCCGGGTCTCCAAGACGATGAGCGACCAGACGCTCGAGACGATCCTCGCGCTGCACCACGAGATCGACCGGCTGCACCGCGAGCGGGCGGCGACGCCGGAGGAGGCTCGGCGGGCGAACGCCGAACTCCGCGCCGAAATGCGCGCCCGGGACAACTTCTCCCCCGAGCTGGAGGCGAAGGCGGCCGAGCTGCTCGACGCCGTCGGCCACGCCGGGGGCCCCGTGTCGCACCAGCTCGTCGCCGACCTCGCGAACCACCTTGGGTTCTCGCTGCACTACGTCGGCGACCTGCCGCATTCCACCCGCTCGGTGACCGACAAACGCCATGGCCGCATCTACCTGCCGACCCAGCAGTCGCCCTCGCGGGACTCGCGCTCGCCCATCCTGCAGGCCCTCGCCTCGCACGTGCTCGGGCACGAGGAGCCGTCGAGCTATGGCGACTTCCTGCGCCAGCGCATCGAGACGAACTACCTCACGGCCGCGATCCTGCTGCCCGAGCAGGCGGCGGTGCGCTTCCTCACGGAGGCGAAGAACCTCAGGCGCATCTCCATGGAGGAGCTCCGCGACCACTTCGCCGTCTCATACGAGACCGCCGCGCACCGATTCACGAACCTGGCGACGGCCCGCCTCGGCATCCCCGTCCACTTCATGAAGGTGCACGAGTCGGGCACGATCATCAAGGCGTACGAGAACGACCGCGTGCGGTTCCCCTCCGATGCACTCGGCGCCGTCGAGGGCACGACCGTGTGCCGCAACTGGACCGCACGCACGGTTTTCGACGTCGAAGACCGGTTCAGCCCCTGGTACCAGTACACCGACACCCCGTCGGGCACGTTCTGGTGCACTTCCCGCATCGAGAAGGCGAAGGAGGGCGAGTACTCGGTCTCGGTCGGCGTGCCGTTCGAGCACGTGAAGTGGTTCCGCGGCCGCGAGACACCGCATCGGGCGGTGTCGCGCTGCCCCGACGAGTCCTGCTGCCGGCGGGCGCCCGATGCGCTCGCCGAGACGTGGGCGGATGCCTCGTGGCCGGCCGCCCGCACGCCGACGAGCCTCCTCGCGGCCCTGCCGACGGGAACGTTCCCGGGCGTGGACCAGACCGAGGTCTACCAGTTCCTGGAGGCGCACGCGCCGCGCGAGCCGTGA
- a CDS encoding permease prefix domain 1-containing protein — translation MTDATQQTPGTDDLEALIGSWRAWMLRRDAVTEADVDELEGHLRDRVDDLSARGLSGDEAFLVAVKRLGRIDDLAREYAREHSERLWKQLVLGDAPANGGPRVGGSAGTGSAPRPRRATGLAVALGLGVGAGLAIKAPSLAGLDLASDPSFFLRNAVLLVLPFLAAYFAWQRRLALVPAAVVAGSFVLAAVVLNAFPFDPMGATEVLASIHAAVALWLVTGLAYSGGEWRGERPRMDFVRFSGEWFVYFVLLALGGGALSGLTIAVFAAIGVDVSWFVLDWVLPCGAAGAVLVAAWLVEAKQRVIENIAPVLTKVFTPLVTVMMLALIVAALVQWNLVDASRDLLIAFDLVLIVVVALLVYSISARDPLAAPGWFDRLQVLMLASALVVDVVVLIAMIGRTGEFGFSANKTASLGLNLILAANLARALWLQLGFVRGRRGFGAVERWQMSYLPVYLAWAAIVVLAFPPVFDFA, via the coding sequence ATGACGGATGCCACGCAGCAGACCCCCGGCACCGACGACCTCGAGGCGCTCATCGGCTCCTGGCGCGCGTGGATGCTCCGCCGCGACGCCGTGACCGAGGCCGATGTCGACGAGCTCGAGGGCCACCTGCGCGACCGGGTCGACGACCTGTCGGCCCGCGGCCTCTCGGGCGACGAGGCGTTCCTCGTCGCGGTGAAGCGGCTCGGCCGCATCGACGACCTCGCCCGCGAGTACGCCCGCGAGCACTCCGAGCGGCTCTGGAAGCAGCTCGTGCTGGGCGACGCGCCGGCGAACGGCGGCCCGCGCGTTGGCGGCAGCGCGGGCACCGGATCCGCGCCGCGGCCGCGCCGGGCGACCGGCCTCGCGGTGGCGCTCGGACTCGGCGTCGGCGCCGGCCTCGCGATCAAGGCGCCCTCCCTCGCCGGGCTCGACCTCGCGAGCGACCCGTCGTTCTTCCTTCGCAACGCGGTGCTCCTCGTGCTGCCGTTCCTCGCGGCGTACTTCGCCTGGCAGCGCCGGCTCGCCCTCGTGCCGGCCGCCGTGGTCGCGGGCTCGTTCGTGCTCGCGGCCGTCGTGCTGAACGCGTTCCCGTTCGACCCGATGGGCGCCACCGAGGTGCTCGCCTCGATCCACGCGGCGGTCGCACTGTGGCTGGTGACGGGGCTCGCCTACAGCGGCGGCGAGTGGCGCGGCGAGCGGCCCCGGATGGACTTCGTGCGCTTCAGCGGGGAGTGGTTCGTCTACTTCGTGCTCCTCGCGCTCGGCGGCGGGGCGCTTTCCGGCCTCACCATCGCGGTCTTCGCGGCGATCGGCGTCGACGTCTCGTGGTTCGTGCTCGACTGGGTGCTGCCGTGCGGCGCGGCCGGCGCGGTGCTCGTGGCGGCGTGGCTCGTGGAGGCGAAGCAGCGGGTGATCGAGAACATCGCCCCGGTGCTCACCAAGGTCTTCACCCCGCTCGTCACGGTCATGATGCTCGCCCTCATCGTGGCGGCCCTCGTGCAGTGGAACCTCGTCGACGCGAGCCGCGACCTGCTGATCGCCTTCGACCTCGTGCTCATCGTCGTGGTCGCGCTGCTCGTCTACTCGATCTCGGCGCGCGACCCGCTCGCGGCGCCCGGCTGGTTCGACCGGCTGCAGGTGCTCATGCTCGCGAGCGCGCTCGTCGTGGACGTCGTCGTGCTCATCGCGATGATCGGTCGCACCGGCGAGTTCGGCTTCAGCGCGAACAAGACCGCGTCGCTCGGCCTGAACCTCATCCTCGCGGCGAACCTCGCCCGGGCGCTGTGGCTGCAGCTCGGCTTCGTGCGCGGCCGTCGCGGGTTCGGCGCGGTCGAGCGCTGGCAGATGTCGTACCTGCCGGTCTACCTCGCATGGGCGGCGATCGTCGTGCTGGCCTTCCCGCCGGTCTTCGACTTCGCCTGA